CTCTTTGATGAGCCCAGGGAACCTGCCCCCGCGCCCGGGGCGCCATCGCGCTCGGCCGTGGATGCCCAGGAGACGCGTCCCGAGCTGGCCTCTCCGCCGCTGGCTCTCTACCGCCGCTACCGTCCGGATGCGTTTTCCGAGGTGATCGGCCAGGACCACGTCACCGTGCCGCTGATGCGGGCGCTCGACAACAATCGCGTCAACCATGCCTACCTGTTCTCCGGGCCGCGTGGCTGCGGCAAGACCACCTCCGCGCGTATCCTGGCGCGCTGCCTCAACTGCGAGCAGGGCCCCACTTCGACGCCCTGCGGGACCTGTCGTTCCTGTCAGGACCTGGCCCGGGGCGGACCGGGCAGCATCGACGTGATCGAGATCGACGCCGCCAGCCACGGCGGTGTCGAGGACGCCCGAGACCTGAGGGAACGCGCCTTCTTCGCCCCGGTGCACAGCCGCTACAAGATCTACATCGTCGACGAGGCCCACATGGTCACCACCGCGGGTTTCAACGCGCTGCTGAAACTCGTCGAGGAACCCCCGCCGCACGCGAAATTCGTCTTCGCCACTACGGAACCGGAGAAGGTCATCGGCACCATCCGGTCGCGCACCCACCACTACCCGTTCCGCCTGGTGCCGCCGCGTCTGCTTGGTGAATACCTGTCCGAGATCTGCTCCACGGAGGGAGTGGTGGTGGAGCCGTCGGCCCTCCCGCTGGTAGTGCGCGCGGGGGGTGGGTCGGTGCGGGATTCCCTGTCGGTGCTGGACCAGCTGCTCGGCGGCGCCGGTCCGGAGGGTGTCTCCCACGACCAGGCGGCGGCGCTGCTCGGATTCACCCCGGATGCGCTGCTCGACGAGATCGTCGACGCCTTTGCGGCAGGCGATGCCGCGGGTGTGTTCCGCAGCATCGACAAGATCATCGAGATCGGCCAGGATCCGCGTCGTTTCGCCGAGGACCTGCTACGCCGGCTGAGGGACTTGGTGATCCTCGCCGCCGTGCCGCAGGCCGCCGAGAACGGCATGCTGGAGGTCTCTGCAGACCAGGCGCAGCGCCTCGCCACGCAAGTCGCGGGCATGGGCGCGGGCGAGCTGACCCGAGCCGCCGAGGTCATCGCCGACGGCCTTACCGCTATGCGCGGCACCACCGCACCCCGCCTCCACCTGGAGCTGATGTGCGCAAGGGTCCTGCTGCCCGGCGCCGACACCGATGAGCGCGGCCTCCATGCCCGGATGGACCGGCTGGAGCGACGGGTCGGGATGATCGGCGACGGCGTCGGGCAGCAGCCGGCCCGGCAGGAGCCTGTTCCGCCGGCCCAGCCGGCAGTCGCGCGGCAGCCGGCCCCTGGTCAGCGTCAGGGTGGGCAGACACCCCCGTCTGAGCCCGAACCGCAGCAGCAAGCACCGTCCCCAGCTGGGCCAGCCCAGCCTGCGCAGCAGCAACCCGGACGGCCTCGCCGCCGCCCGGCAGGGGCCCCGCCACGTGGCCCGCAGGCCTCAGCCCCCCAGCAGCCGCGTCCCGCTGCGCCGGAACCATCCGTCCCCAGCCAGGCAGGCCGGGTCCTGGCGGCAGCAGAACTGCGGCAGGTCTGGCCCAATGTCCTGGAGGCGGTGAAGCGGCATCGCCGCTTCGCCCACATGATGCTGAGTAAGCACGCACAGGTGTTGGACGTCACCGACGGACAGCTGCTGCTCGGCTTCAGCGATGCCGGGGCGCGGGAGAACTTTGCCTCATCCGGGGTCAACGACCTGCTGGTCAAATCGATTATCGAGGTCATCGGCATCGAGGTGCGCGTCCAGGCCGTGATGTCCGGTGCCAACGAACGTCCCGCCCAGTCCGAGCAGCAACCAGCGGCCGCCGCTCCTGTTCAGCAGCCAGGCCAGCAGCAGGAACCACCTCCGGAGCCTAGGCAACCCTGCCGCCGCCCCGAGCCGACCCCACCCTCACCCCCGGAACGTGAGACGGAACCCGAGGTGGCCGAGGACGACCAGAACCTGGAGAACGCCGACGAGCTGGCCGCCAAGCTGCTGGCTGCTGAGCTGGGGGCTGAGATCATCGAGGAAGAACCGCTCGCCTGACCGGGGGTGTCACAGACGGCACCTATCATTGAGCGCGACGAAAGGACATCATGATCGAAGGACTCGACATGAATGCGCTGCTGGCCCAGGCTCAGCAGATGCAGGAACAGATGATCGCTGCCCGTGACGGCCTGGCCGGTAAGGAGTTCGAGGGCACCGCGGGAGGAGATCTCGTTACGGTGAAGCTCAATGGCCTGGGTGAGATGCTGGACGTGACCATCGCGCCAGCCGCCTGCGACCCGGAGGACACCGAGAGCCTGTCCGCGATGATCGTCGCTGCCTTCCGGACCGCCCGCCAGCAGGTCGAGGCCGCGGCCGAGGCCGTTGCGCCGCAAATGCCGGGGATGGGTTTCTGAGTTGTATGAAGGCCCCATACAGGAGCTGATCGACGAGCTGAGTCGCCTGCCAGGCATCGGCCCGCGGGGGGCGCAGCGTATCGCCTTCCACCTGCTCGACGCCCCCGAGGAGGAGGTCTTCCAGCTGGCGGACGTGCTGCGGCGCGTCAAGGAGGCGGCGCGGTTCTGTGAGGTGTGTTTCAACGTCTCGCAGGAGACCAGGTGCCGGGTTTGCCGTGATCCGCGCCGTGACAGGTCGCTGCTGTGCGTGGTGGAGGAGTCGAAGGACGTCGTGGCCATCGAGCGTACCGGCGAGTTCCGCGGCACCTACCACGTGCTGGGCGGCTCGATCTCGCCGATCGATGGGCGTGGCCCCGGTGACTTGCACACCCGGGAGCTGTTCCAGCGTCTTGCCGACGGGACCGTCACCGAGGTGATCCTCGCCACCGACCCCGACACCGAGGGCGAGGCGACGGCCTCCTACCTGGGGCGGATGCTCCGTGACTTTGGCGTGCGCGTCACCCGTCCCGCTTCCGGCCTGCCGGTCGGCGGCGACATCGAGTACGCCGACCAGGTGACCCTCGGCCGCGCCTTCGAGGGGCGGCGCTCCATGTTTGGCGAGGAGCCCGCTCAGATGGGGCCGGACCAGCCGGCGTCATCGTCAACGCCCGCTGAGGCCGTGAAGCCCAACGCTCCAGGTGATCAGGAGGTCCCCGAGTCTCAGGACGCGGACCGCGAGCCAGACCGGCCTGCGTCCGCCTTCGCGTCGGTGGTGCGGTAATCCCTGCCTCTGCTGTCCGCTGCTGATCTGCACATGGGGCCAGGGGCAACGGATTTCGGTGAGGGCGGCTTCAGACGCACGCCCACCCGTCACGCCGAGCGGCGGCTGCACTGATGTGCACGCAGCTTGTGAACATGTGTGCAACTGGCAAAGCTATCTATAAAAGAGCGAAGGAGCCCAGAATGACCATCCTGTCTCAGGAACAGCGTGCCGCCTCCCTTGAGGCCATGACCTCTCAGAAGTTCGACGTGCTCGTCATCGGAGGCGGGGTCACCGGGGCGGGGATTGCCCTCGACGCCGCGTCGCGTGGCCTGAGCATCGCCGTCATCGAGGGCCAGGATTGGGCGTCCGGCACCTCATCGCGTTCGTCGCGGCTGGTGCATGGCGGGCTCCGCTACCTCTATAACCTCGACTTCAAGCTGGTCGCCGAGGCACTCAGGGAACGCGGCCGGCTGCTGACCACGATTGCCCCGCACCTGGTTGAGGCCCAGCCTTTCCTGTGGCCGCTCAAGACCCCCGTCATCGAGCGCGCCTACTCCGCAGTCGGCGTCGGCATGTACGACGCCCTCGCGCGCATCGGCTCCAAGGGTCGCAAGACGGTGCCGATTCAGCGGCACCTCTCGAAGGCCGGGGCCATGCGGCGGTTCCCGCAGATCAAGAGCGACGCCCTCATCGGCGCCATCGAGTTCTACGACGCCCGGGTCGATGACGCCCGTCTGGTGATCACGCTGATCCGCACCGCCATGAAGTACGGGGCCGCCGCCGCCAGCCGCGTCAAGGTGACCGAGATCCTCAAGGACGGCCGTGGACGTGCTAGCGGGGTGAAGGCTGTGGATCTGGAGAACGGCAGCGAGTTCACCATCGAGGCGGATCGGATCATCAACGCCACCGGCGTGTGGACGGAGGAGACCCAGGACCTTGCGGGCGGTACCGGTGGCCTCAAGGTGCTGGCCAGCAAAGGCATCCACATCGTCGTCCCGCGGGAACGCCTCAAGGCAGGCACGGGCCTGTTCCTGCGCACCGAGAAGTCGGTGCTGTTCATCATCCCGTGGCAGCACTACTGGGTGATCGGCACCACCGACACCGCCTGGCACGAACAGCTCAAGCACCCCGTGCCCACTGCTGAGGACATCGACTACGTGCTGGCCCATGCCAACGAGGTGCTCGACCCGCCGCTGACCCGCGACGACATCATCGGCACCTACGCCGGCCTGCGGCCGCTGCTCCAGCCGAAGGTGCTGGACGAGTCGAAGTCCACGAAGGTCTCACGCGAGCACACCGTCAGCGAGGTGATTCCTGGCATGGTGGCCATCGCGGGCGGAAAGCTCACCACCTACCGGGTGATGGCGGAGGACGCCGTCGATTTCGCGCTGGGCAAGGCGCTGGCGAAGTCGCGGCCGTCGGTGACGGCGCAGCTTCCGCTGCTGGGGGCTGAGGGATTCGAGGCGGCCGCCAACCAGGCCCGCCGGCTGGGTGCCAAGTACGGTTTCGACGCCGCCCGGCTGCAGCACCTGGTGCATCGCTACGGCTCCGAGCTGCCCGATCTGTTCGCCACGATCGACGCCGACCCGTCCCTTGGAGAGCCCCTTGAGGCGGCTCCGCAGTTCCTGCGCGCCGAGGTGTACCGCGCCTGCGCTGTCGAGGGTGCCATGCACCTGGAGGACATCTTCGTCTCCCGCGTCCGGCTCAACTCCGAGGCCCGCGACCGCGGTGCCGCCGCCGTCGACGAGGTGGCGGACATCGCGGCCGCGGTGCTCGGCTGGGACGAGGAGCGCCTGGAGCGGGAGAAGACCAACTACCGGGAGCGCATCGCCGCCGAGCTGGCCGCGGAGGAGCAGCTCACCGACGCCGCCGCCTCAGCCGCTCGCATGGAGGCTCCCGACATCGTCGGCTGAATGCCGAAAAGTATTCGACGGTTCAGCCGCGCCTGCTCCGCTGGACCGTCGAATATCCCGGAGTCAGTCGAGTAACCCGCACTCGTGGGCGATCAGCACCAAGCCGACGCGGTCGCGCGCCTGGAGTTTTGCCAGCAGCCGGCCGATGTGGGTTTTGACGGTGCCCTCGGCCATGTAGAGGCGGGATCCTATCTCGGCGTTGTTGGCGCCGCGCGCCACCTCCATCAGCACCTCGCGTTCCCGGTCGGTCAGGCCGGTGAGGCGGGAGTCGTCGCGGGGCTTGCCGACCGGCAGCTTCGGTGCGACATGGTCGAGCAGACGGCGGGTTGCCGTCGGTGCGACCACCGCGCCACCCCGGGCGACGGTGCGGATCGCACCCAGTAGGTCGTCGGGCAGGGCATCCTTCAGCAGGAAACCGGAGGCGCCGTTGCGCAGCGCGGCGAAGACATACTCGTCGAGGTCGAAGGTGGTGAGCACCAGGACCTTGGTGTCGCCTCCTAGCTCGGTGATCTGGCGGGTGGCCTCGGTGCCATCCATAACCGGCATCCGGATGTCCATCAGCACGACATCCACCGGCTGAGTCTTCACCACCGTCACCGCGTCCGCCCCGTTCGACACCTCACCGACGGTCTCCATGTCGTCGGCGGAGTCGATCAGCATGCGGAATCCGCTGCGTACCAGCGACTGGTCGTCAGCCAGCAGCACCTTGATCATCCAATCCTCCTCACTTCAGCCAGCCCCTTCCCAGCTGGGAGGGCAAGGGCAGGCGAGCCCTCACCTCGTAGCCTCCACCGGTACGCGGACCTGCCTTGAAGGTACCGCCCATCGCCGCGACGCGCTCGCGCATCCCCCTGATGCCGGCGCCGTGTCCCTCGGACGCGGAGTGGACGCCGACGCCGTCGTCCGTGACACGGATGTCGATGGCCTCGGGTGCGCAGCTGATGGTCGCAGTGGCTTGGGCCGTGGGGCCGGCATGCTTGAGGAAGTTCGTCACCGACTCCTGCACCACGCGAAACGTCGTGAGTCCCAGAGAGTCGGGTACCGCAGGTAGCTCCTCCGGCATCTCAAGGGTGATGCGGGGGCCAGCCTTGGCCACCATCTCGGGGATCTGAGGCAGTGATGGCGAGGGTCCGAAGGTGGCGTCTGACTCGCCCCGCAGCAGGGAGACGATCCGCCGCATCTCTCCGATCGAGTTACGGCCGGTGCGGGCTATCACATCCAACGCCTCGACGGTGGCCTCAGGTTTCTTGGAGGCCAGGGCCTTCGCGCCCTCAGCCTGGACGACGATCACCGACAACGAGTGCGCCACCACGTCGTGTAGCTCACGCGCCACCTCGG
The sequence above is drawn from the Arachnia rubra genome and encodes:
- a CDS encoding DNA polymerase III subunit gamma and tau, whose translation is MDDEYDGEPEDEYAPLDEGYFGEPSYEQEGPGLFDEPREPAPAPGAPSRSAVDAQETRPELASPPLALYRRYRPDAFSEVIGQDHVTVPLMRALDNNRVNHAYLFSGPRGCGKTTSARILARCLNCEQGPTSTPCGTCRSCQDLARGGPGSIDVIEIDAASHGGVEDARDLRERAFFAPVHSRYKIYIVDEAHMVTTAGFNALLKLVEEPPPHAKFVFATTEPEKVIGTIRSRTHHYPFRLVPPRLLGEYLSEICSTEGVVVEPSALPLVVRAGGGSVRDSLSVLDQLLGGAGPEGVSHDQAAALLGFTPDALLDEIVDAFAAGDAAGVFRSIDKIIEIGQDPRRFAEDLLRRLRDLVILAAVPQAAENGMLEVSADQAQRLATQVAGMGAGELTRAAEVIADGLTAMRGTTAPRLHLELMCARVLLPGADTDERGLHARMDRLERRVGMIGDGVGQQPARQEPVPPAQPAVARQPAPGQRQGGQTPPSEPEPQQQAPSPAGPAQPAQQQPGRPRRRPAGAPPRGPQASAPQQPRPAAPEPSVPSQAGRVLAAAELRQVWPNVLEAVKRHRRFAHMMLSKHAQVLDVTDGQLLLGFSDAGARENFASSGVNDLLVKSIIEVIGIEVRVQAVMSGANERPAQSEQQPAAAAPVQQPGQQQEPPPEPRQPCRRPEPTPPSPPERETEPEVAEDDQNLENADELAAKLLAAELGAEIIEEEPLA
- a CDS encoding YbaB/EbfC family nucleoid-associated protein, with protein sequence MIEGLDMNALLAQAQQMQEQMIAARDGLAGKEFEGTAGGDLVTVKLNGLGEMLDVTIAPAACDPEDTESLSAMIVAAFRTARQQVEAAAEAVAPQMPGMGF
- a CDS encoding glycerol-3-phosphate dehydrogenase/oxidase codes for the protein MTILSQEQRAASLEAMTSQKFDVLVIGGGVTGAGIALDAASRGLSIAVIEGQDWASGTSSRSSRLVHGGLRYLYNLDFKLVAEALRERGRLLTTIAPHLVEAQPFLWPLKTPVIERAYSAVGVGMYDALARIGSKGRKTVPIQRHLSKAGAMRRFPQIKSDALIGAIEFYDARVDDARLVITLIRTAMKYGAAAASRVKVTEILKDGRGRASGVKAVDLENGSEFTIEADRIINATGVWTEETQDLAGGTGGLKVLASKGIHIVVPRERLKAGTGLFLRTEKSVLFIIPWQHYWVIGTTDTAWHEQLKHPVPTAEDIDYVLAHANEVLDPPLTRDDIIGTYAGLRPLLQPKVLDESKSTKVSREHTVSEVIPGMVAIAGGKLTTYRVMAEDAVDFALGKALAKSRPSVTAQLPLLGAEGFEAAANQARRLGAKYGFDAARLQHLVHRYGSELPDLFATIDADPSLGEPLEAAPQFLRAEVYRACAVEGAMHLEDIFVSRVRLNSEARDRGAAAVDEVADIAAAVLGWDEERLEREKTNYRERIAAELAAEEQLTDAAASAARMEAPDIVG
- a CDS encoding response regulator, which encodes MIKVLLADDQSLVRSGFRMLIDSADDMETVGEVSNGADAVTVVKTQPVDVVLMDIRMPVMDGTEATRQITELGGDTKVLVLTTFDLDEYVFAALRNGASGFLLKDALPDDLLGAIRTVARGGAVVAPTATRRLLDHVAPKLPVGKPRDDSRLTGLTDREREVLMEVARGANNAEIGSRLYMAEGTVKTHIGRLLAKLQARDRVGLVLIAHECGLLD
- a CDS encoding sensor histidine kinase, which produces MMADLSETHRRLLIDAAAALGAFLLLVAPLVLLGLSENAAAIGWSTLMVVSLAFRRVNPLLAVAVCAAAGTGMVVQVSSPTPAVLVVLVVVFSAARHLSGAASLVVVPIGVAASVVGPLSWMAKIPAELRFMAVGLLSALCLSLIVNAYLLGRRYAAQSRLTELDEALAEERFLAGTRSTQEATELADGRARAEVARELHDVVAHSLSVIVVQAEGAKALASKKPEATVEALDVIARTGRNSIGEMRRIVSLLRGESDATFGPSPSLPQIPEMVAKAGPRITLEMPEELPAVPDSLGLTTFRVVQESVTNFLKHAGPTAQATATISCAPEAIDIRVTDDGVGVHSASEGHGAGIRGMRERVAAMGGTFKAGPRTGGGYEVRARLPLPSQLGRGWLK